A single window of Athene noctua chromosome 1, bAthNoc1.hap1.1, whole genome shotgun sequence DNA harbors:
- the RAI2 gene encoding retinoic acid-induced protein 2: MEELYKDAPNLPMDVTSSPSAMANNKLENGVAQLITAEAWNINSADLMKKALSPLVTVPAPSILTPPAESQSGVALKVAATVLQPICLGDSPVVLPIHLQVAGSAAPQMPATNTTTPYVMTTQGPVPLPVLLEQHVFQHLNSPLVLPPGAACPASPLHASLFPGTAAPVGQPQLLDPKPSGQAQEPVLPPVFQTPGFAAVLQDLFPSQGALGSATCQPPPDYAALPPQAFSSPLSPLVPPATLLVPYPVIVPLPVPVPIPIPVPIPVPHSAEAKAAPDLPKPPLFTPNSCKGTQTPLEKEETKPFDLLHPREFPQLSRHTVIKMGGENEALDLSMKGPPAPRASEAAPPPPPEDGALDLSLASCRKPGGPHGEAASTSPATAAEAGAHPAPDKLPGPAAPFTPCKPQEASGKVEGRGAGSGPAELLRQPQKWLVEQAGRAGCEPKAGNNIEIVSTSQTAKVIVSVKDAVPTIFCGKIKGLSGVSTKNFSFKRDLPQDSVLQCYDVKSPPEPRDSAEALRKPVKNRSVKLKKMNSPEIHILPIKKQRLAAFFPRK; the protein is encoded by the coding sequence ATGGAGGAGCTGTACAAGGATGCCCCAAACCTGCCCATGGATGTCACCAGCTCACCCTCAGCAATGGCCAACAACAAGCTGGAGAATGGGGTGGCCCAGCTGATCACGGCAGAGGCCTGGAACATCAACTCAGCTGACCTGATGAAGAAAGCTCTGTCCCCGCTGGTGACAGTCCCCGCACCCTCCATCCTGACACCGCCCGCTGAGTCACAGAGCGGGGTGGCCCTGAAGGTGGCGGCCACTGTGCTGCAGCCCATCTGCCTAGGGGACAGCCCCGTCGTCCTGCCCATCCACCTGCAGGTCGCTGGCAGCGCCGCCCCGCAGATGCCGGCCACCAACACCACCACCCCCTACGTCATGACCACCCAGGGTCCTGTCCCGCTGCCCGTGCTCCTGGAGCAGCATGTCTTCCAGCACCTGAACTCGCCCCTGGTGCTGCCCCCAGGGGCTGCCTGCCCCGCCAGCCCCCTGCATGCCAGCCTCTTCCCCGGCACCGCTGCCCCCGtcgggcagccccagctcctggaCCCCAAGCCCTCCGGCCAAGCGCAGGAGCCCGTCTTGCCCCCAGTCTTTCAGACGCCGGGGTTCGCTGCCGTCCTTCAAGACCTGTTTCCCTCGCAGggtgccctgggctctgccacCTGCCAGCCCCCCCCTGATTAtgctgccctcccaccccaggCCTTCAGCTCGCCCCTCTCCCCGCTGGTGCCCCCTGCCACGCTACTGGTGCCCTACCCCGTCATCGTCCCACtgcctgtccccgtccccatccccatccccgtccccatccccgtgcCCCACAGCGCCGAGGCCAAGGCAGCCCCCGACCTGCCCAAGCCACCGCTCTTCACCCCCAACTCCTGCAAGGGTACCCAGACCCCCCTGGAGAAGGAGGAGACAAAGCCTTTTGACCTCCTCCACCCACGGGAGTTTCCCCAGCTGAGCCGCCACACCGTCATCAAGATGGGCGGCGAGAACGAGGCGCTGGACCTCTCCATGAAAGGGCCACCCGCGCCCCGGGCCAGCGAGGCTGCCCCTCCACCGCCGCCCGAGGACGGGGCCCTGGACCTGTCCCTCGCCTCTTGCCGTAAGCCGGGGGGACCCCACGGGGAGGCggccagcaccagccctgccacCGCTGCCGAGGCGGGTGCTCACCCTGCGCCGGACAAGCTCCCTGGCCCAGCCGCCCCCTTCACCCCCTGCAAGCCCCAGGAGGCGTCGGGCAAGGtggagggcaggggggcaggcagcGGGCCGGCCGAGCTGCTGCGACAGCCGCAGAAGTGGCTGGTGGAGCAGGCGGGCAGGGCGGGCTGCGAGCCCAAGGCCGGCAACAACATCGAGATCGTCAGCACCTCGCAGACAGCCAAAGTCATCGTCTCCGTCAAGGACGCCGTGCCCACCATCTTCTGTGGCAAGATCAAGGGCCTGTCCGGGGTCTCCACCAAAAACTTTTCCTTCAAAAGGGACCTGCCCCAGGACTCGGTGCTGCAGTGCTATGACGTGAAGAGCCCGCCCGAGCCCCGGGACAGCGCTGAGGCCCTCAGGAAACCCGTCAAAAACAGGAGCGTAAAGCTAAAGAAAATGAACTCGCCGGAGATACATATTCTTCCAATCAAGAAGCAACGGCTCGCTGCCTTTTTTCCAAGAAAGTAA